A portion of the Actomonas aquatica genome contains these proteins:
- a CDS encoding VOC family protein, translating into MTAPHQHLAALTLVVPDYDEAIRYYTGQLGFELVEDTDLGDGKRWVLVAPPGSGPTGCRLLLARAANAPQRAAIGHQTGGRVFLFLHTDDFDRDHAAFTARGVRFLEAPRDEPYGKVAVFSDPFGNHWDLLQPATQGALK; encoded by the coding sequence ATGACCGCGCCGCATCAGCATCTCGCCGCCCTTACCCTTGTCGTGCCGGACTACGACGAGGCGATCCGCTACTACACCGGCCAATTAGGCTTCGAGTTGGTCGAAGACACCGACCTCGGCGACGGCAAACGCTGGGTGCTCGTCGCACCGCCCGGCTCCGGCCCGACCGGTTGCCGCCTGCTCCTCGCCCGCGCAGCGAACGCTCCCCAGCGCGCCGCGATCGGTCATCAGACCGGCGGTCGTGTCTTTCTCTTTTTGCATACCGACGATTTCGACCGCGACCACGCCGCGTTCACCGCCCGCGGCGTCCGCTTTCTCGAAGCCCCTCGCGACGAGCCCTACGGGAAAGTCGCCGTCTTCAGCGACCCGTTCGGAAACCACTGGGACCTCCTGCAACCCGCGACTCAAGGCGCGCTGAAGTAA
- a CDS encoding CBS domain-containing protein, translating into MSPTDVPDVTCRSVMDASPAVLQADTSFRDSIAALLQHRLLAMPVVDAAGHYLGVFRKNRVIAGVLPQVAVYDDHFHQITRMVDAGLLRDDLRQVQERFATLADLPVAQFACLDTPVLRPDQPLVTALHYLYRGRNFLPVVDPTDHRLCGIISTWDVLESVLGRA; encoded by the coding sequence ATGAGTCCCACCGATGTTCCCGATGTCACCTGCCGCTCCGTGATGGACGCCTCGCCCGCCGTCCTGCAGGCCGACACGTCGTTTCGCGATTCGATCGCCGCCCTCTTGCAACATCGGCTGTTGGCCATGCCCGTCGTCGACGCCGCGGGCCACTACCTCGGGGTGTTTCGCAAAAACCGCGTCATCGCCGGCGTGCTCCCCCAGGTCGCGGTCTACGACGACCACTTTCATCAAATCACTCGCATGGTCGACGCCGGTTTGCTCCGCGACGACCTGCGCCAGGTGCAGGAACGGTTTGCGACCCTCGCCGACCTCCCTGTCGCCCAATTCGCTTGCTTGGATACTCCCGTGCTGCGGCCCGATCAACCCCTGGTGACCGCTCTCCACTATCTCTACCGCGGACGGAATTTCCTGCCCGTGGTGGACCCGACCGACCATCGGCTCTGTGGCATCATCTCCACCTGGGACGTCCTGGAATCGGTTTTGGGTCGCGCCTGA
- a CDS encoding sodium:proton antiporter, producing the protein MLPAHIALLGGLNPAWVAVGILLVTYAVIMSEKINRAVVALIGAIVMIGSGILSQEEAIAGIDFNTVGLLAGMMIIVAVARRSGVFEYLAIWTAQVARGHPAGILVLLSLITAVLSSLLDNVTTVLLIVPVSLVICSQLKVPPYPFLLSQVLASNIGGTATMIGDPPNIIISAQVGLSFNAFVTNLAPVIVVILACHTLAMHLFWGRHLRSTAEARAHIMAMDARRAITDRALLIKSLSVLALVLVSFSFAHQIGMESGAIGLGGAALLLLLDNLGRSAEKQTEHVTEVFNEVEWITLFFFMGLFVVVKGVEHTGVLDMLAQKLVAATGGQLEPTGLGILWSSALLSSALDNIPFVATMIPMIKAMGPAFGGAEGLDPLWWALSLGACLGGNGTLVGASANLTVAGIAERNGVSFRFLTYTKHALPMMLVQIAICHGYWLWRYC; encoded by the coding sequence ATGCTTCCAGCACACATCGCCCTCTTGGGCGGACTCAACCCCGCCTGGGTGGCGGTCGGCATCCTGTTGGTGACCTATGCGGTCATCATGTCCGAAAAGATCAACCGTGCCGTGGTCGCGCTCATCGGCGCCATCGTCATGATCGGCAGCGGCATCCTGTCGCAGGAAGAGGCCATCGCCGGCATCGATTTTAATACGGTCGGCCTGCTCGCCGGCATGATGATCATCGTCGCGGTGGCCCGTCGCAGTGGCGTCTTCGAATACCTCGCCATCTGGACCGCCCAAGTCGCCCGCGGCCATCCCGCCGGCATCCTCGTCCTGCTCAGTCTGATCACCGCCGTGCTGTCCTCGCTCTTGGACAACGTCACCACCGTGCTGCTCATCGTGCCGGTCTCGCTGGTCATCTGCTCTCAGCTCAAGGTCCCGCCCTACCCCTTCCTGCTCTCGCAGGTCCTCGCCTCCAACATCGGCGGCACCGCCACCATGATCGGTGACCCGCCCAACATCATCATCAGCGCTCAGGTCGGGCTCAGCTTCAACGCCTTCGTGACCAACCTCGCGCCGGTCATTGTCGTCATCCTCGCCTGCCACACCCTCGCCATGCACCTGTTCTGGGGTCGCCACCTGCGCAGCACCGCCGAGGCCCGCGCACACATCATGGCCATGGACGCCCGCCGTGCCATCACCGACCGCGCCCTGCTCATCAAGTCGCTGTCAGTCCTCGCCCTCGTCCTGGTCTCGTTCTCCTTCGCCCATCAGATCGGCATGGAATCCGGCGCCATCGGCCTCGGCGGCGCCGCCCTGCTCCTGCTCCTCGACAACCTCGGCCGCTCCGCCGAGAAGCAAACCGAACACGTCACCGAAGTGTTCAACGAGGTCGAGTGGATCACCCTCTTCTTCTTCATGGGCCTCTTTGTCGTCGTCAAAGGCGTCGAACACACCGGGGTGCTCGATATGCTCGCCCAGAAACTCGTCGCCGCCACCGGCGGCCAACTCGAACCCACCGGCCTCGGCATCCTCTGGTCCTCCGCCCTGCTCTCCAGCGCGTTGGACAACATTCCCTTCGTCGCGACCATGATCCCCATGATCAAAGCCATGGGCCCGGCCTTCGGCGGCGCCGAGGGACTCGATCCACTCTGGTGGGCACTCTCCCTGGGCGCCTGTCTCGGCGGCAACGGCACCCTCGTCGGTGCCAGCGCCAACCTCACCGTCGCCGGCATCGCCGAGCGCAACGGCGTGTCCTTCCGCTTCCTCACCTACACCAAACACGCCCTGCCTATGATGCTCGTCCAGATCGCCATCTGCCACGGCTACTGGTTGTGGCGCTACTGTTAG